The Setaria viridis chromosome 2, Setaria_viridis_v4.0, whole genome shotgun sequence DNA window aaagccaaaacaacgaacggagggagtattagatTAACATTTTTATTACTCAAAACGCCAAAAATATGCACTCCTTCATCAAAGGAAGCAGAGTTTTCATTGTTGATGTTTGAGGAGCCGTGGTTATAGAGTATAGACAATGACAGAAGTGGATCTCAAGCCAGCTCTAGTGAAGTCTGTGTATTTGGATACACACAGGTTTCCAAATCCAACTCGGGTTCAGTTTTGgcaaaaagaatgaaaaagaaaataaagcaaGGATATTGGACAAGATATCGCTTGGACATGGATACATCTGTCAGAATCTAATTTGAATTCAGGTATCTGACTCCGCAAAATTATTTGAGGTGTTCAACTAACTACAGTTAATCACAAGAATGCACAGCAGTGTCCCCGCCAGATATGCATTTGAAAGTGGTATGCATCAGTTGTTCTATTTCAGTAATTCtgatatttgaaaaaaaaacaaatcaagaaCAAGATTTATAGAGCTTACCATTCCTAGCCttcagaaatagaaaaaaatatatcacaaCTGTTGCAATGATATAATACAAAACTAAGTTCCTTAACATGATTGCACATGAACATCCATGACCATTACAAAATTTGGAAAAGGTGAAGGCAACAAAAACATGGGAAAAGTGCAAAACATCCTGTGAAGTATACATAAACACATTAGAATTTAGACACATTAACAACTATCAGAACAAATAAAAAGACAATTACAAGGAAGGCAAACAACCTGAAACATTTCCAAAAGAAGCGATAGACTCAATAAAGCCATCTAAAGCTGGAAAAGGAGATTTTCCATAGGTAGATTCTTGAGGAAAATCACTTCGATAAGTGGAGATGGAGTTCTTGCTCCTTCCATGAATCTGGTCATGGCAAAATACAGAAAATATATGTACAAAATCAGCATATAATCCATTTTCTTAAGTGGAAAAAGGTCAACTACATACCATCAAGTAGGCACTaccatatttttaaattttcaaaCTAGAATAATCACAACTGCACAAGTGCTGAACTCAAGATTAGTGATATTCTAAGCACAGTAACCATTCATTGCAACTCCTAAAcaaaaaaactcgacctgcgggcggagggggggggggtgcagCCTGAAATTTGCTCCCACGGGGAGTCAAACCCACAACTCAGTTAGCTGCACAAAACACACCTCAAACGCCAGAAAAACTACCCTGTTTCCAGTCCAAACCAACTGTGTTGCCGTTTTttagttgttcttcaattaCCCTAACTCCGGCTGTTTATTTAACAGAACTGCCTACACAACTTTGGCTAGGCTTCAGAgtacaaataattttttttaactaacaACATTACCAGAATAAAGGTAATTATGGTAATTTTAACATGCATCTAAATATTTATGCCAATGCTGAAGTGATTTGTAATATGAAGGTAAGAAAATATAAAAGATTCAGATTATTTTCAGAAAAGTACACTAGCACGAAAACTGTAATGCTCTGATCCAAATTGCATATACTTACTTGAGGCATGCTGAATTCAGAGtcaaaatgcaacgttttcttGCATTCCAAGTCCAGTTTACATATCAAAAGTTTGTCACAGTTATCATCTAATCTGCAAATAAGTGACTCCATAAAGACATCTTTATCATTCTGTAATAATTAGAATATGATATTAGATTGCAATAGCAATACAGATATCAAAATCACATAAGCTTTTCAAGAGAATGACATATATAGATGACTACTGACTGCTGGAATGACAGAGATAAtaactttaaaaaaaatatgaaagaaaCAGGAAACCAGAGATTATATATTTTATTATATTACTCATCTACTGAGCAGGTTTTACGTTCCTTCAAGCAGTAGAAACAGAAGTCAAAACTTATACCTAAATTGTCTTCTGCATTCCAGAATTAAGACAAAAGGCCTCAGAAAAACATTTAGAGCATTATTATACGACATAATTGCAAAACAATCAGAGTGAAATATCAACAAACAGGCTGAATTTAGCTCTGCTGACAATCATATTCACTTAGTAACAAAAAATAGAGTGTGTGATCAAGAGCTTACCATTTCTTTGCATTTGAAGCGTCTGCTAGGCACAAGAAACGAATTCTTCCCGGATTTTGATGAGAAAGCCAAACGGAAACAACGATTACGAGAGTAAACGGCAGTATCCATAAAGAGCTGATCAACAGGACCTGTAGAGCTACTCTCTTTTGTAATATACAGTTTATCAAGGTTAGGATTGGCTGCACGCTGAGCTGCAATTTGTGAACAGACCTGCGGGGAAGAATAAAACTTAGAGTCAGTCCCGAAGTGTAGTAAAAAAGTAAAGATAAGTACTTGCAATTTTGATGTGGACAGTGGATCTGAAAACCAGAAACACTATTGCTGAACTAGTGAACTGTCATAATTCTTCCAAAGGTTCTTACATAAACTCTTATTGGATATCCTACTCTAGAGTCTATGGATCATACAACACACAATCCACAATAACTTTTGACTTCCATGCTGTTAAGTTTTGGTACACTGTATTCACAATACTgctcaaaaaataaattttaaaactGTTGAGCACTTCAATATAACCAGTAGAACAGTAGCAATAGTAGAAACTAACGTACTTTCTGATGCAAACAAAAATGGAGATCGAGATTGAATAATACCTCAGAGACAAATGCACCAACATGGGAGTTGTCTTTGAATGCAGTATTGGGTATACGAATGATTAGATGGCGTGAAAACTTCTCTAAAAAGAGAAAATGATAATAGTTGTCATGTGATTATCATTAAGCAGTATGGTCATCATGACAATTGACTAACGCATAATGTGTAAAATACTCTGAAAATGGcaatgataaaaaaaacactTTGTAAAAAGTGATTaacaacaccccccccccccaaaaaaaaaacaagaagaagaggaagaagatgtatTCACTTTCCCCACTCTTTGATTTTAACCTGAATACCACATGGATGGAAAAGATGTGAGTGAAGTGCAAAGAAAAGATAAGACTGGGACAATAGTGACTTCCTAGCAAATCAAATAACAGTACTGTGAGATAAATCACTGCATTAAGTTAGAATTGCCATGCCCTGAAGGCGGATTCCGCTTTAATTTTAATGGAAAATTGTTGGGATTGAACCAGATTTGATTATTTGATCCAATCAAAACGTAATTGAGGCACCTTCAGTAGATGAGTCTAACTCTGTGATCCACTCTTCTTGTGCTTCAATAGAGTATTTATCGTGTAAGGCACTAAATATAACAGCAACCAATATATCGACCATTTCATCTGCATCTCTCTTCTTGTTCAATCTTGTATCAAACTCAAGATCAAAGTAAATGTGGCAAGGTGAACCCTGTAGAAGCAATCGAGCTGTTAGATTGGACGTGACAGTTAAAAGACAATAAATGGAGCAGTATAATCTCGTTCCTGCTGAATCAGATCACAAGGCACAATAGCACATGAGTTCCACAAAGGTAATTCAAGAATCCATTCGAAATCATTTCCCAAGTGAGTGAGTATATGCACTATAAACAAAGGTCGATGAAGTTTATGTGCTttatcaactttttttttacttattCTCTATATCAGATCCAGCCATACAGGAATAGAACATCAAACCAATGTGAGAAAGACACATTTGCATGATACCGTGCAAGGTGGCACAGAATCAACAGACGATGACTTACCTCCTGGATAACTTCGTAGTGATGGCGAATCTTGGAATCCATATCATTGTACCTGCAAGGATACAGCAATAAGGAGCAGTGACTAAGTGCAGGCTGTATAAATGGCTGGTTATGCACTATAACTTCATAATTAGCTACAAAGTAAAGGGCCCATATTCAACTGCAAAAGAGCGGTTATGCACACACAAACAAGAATGGTGTGCAAGAGATCCAGTTTATTAAAGACAAAACCTTCTCCAGAACTCGTCGTATGTAGACACAAGGAACCTTCTTGTCCCAGTCCTATGATCTTGATAGCTAAAGACATTGGTATGCGTGTGTGCCTTGGAGAACCTGATCGCCTCCTCTTGCCTAGGAAATGTAGCCCACACAACATCCCTGTATAACCGACAAAAAACAGTAGCTCAGACCAGATCACCAGAATGGACATTATGTGCTATCAGCTAGAGCACCAAATGTGGCATGTACTGAATTGCCCACCTGGGGATCGAGTCGGTTTGCTTCTTCAGATCAATGCGGATCTCACGCAGCAGCCTCAGGAGGCTGAGCGGCTTCTTCACCGGTACGCCTTGCGGGGAACCGTAGAACACGATCGGGGACATCTGCTTGCGGCCTGTAAATTTGATCGCCCCCGACGACGGCGCGCCATGCTAGGAAGCGCAAGGATCGGCGGAAATCCTCAGTTTTCTTTCGGTCCATATAAAACATGAACAGGGAAATGCCTCGATTTCCTCACCTTGTCCGCGCCGGCGTCTGGCGTGGGATCATAGGAGGAGCTCCCGCCACCGCTACCGGCGGTCCCAGCCGCGGGGGAGACCCGCGACCTCTTGCCCCGCCGGAGCGGCCTCTCCCTGAACGCCGACTCTGGGGGCCATTGGAAAGGCGGGCCGCATCACCGTCAGCGAGAATCGGGAGACATTGCAAAGTAGGGAGGGGGACAAAATAGTATAGCAGAAGATTTTGGGAGAGCGGGGAGCATACGAGGTGGGGAGACGCCGCATTTGAAGCAGGCGAAGAGGCGGTCGACGTCGTCCTTGGGAT harbors:
- the LOC117842172 gene encoding uncharacterized protein, whose translation is MAAYDPKDDVDRLFACFKCGVSPPQSAFRERPLRRGKRSRVSPAAGTAGSGGGSSSYDPTPDAGADKHGAPSSGAIKFTGRKQMSPIVFYGSPQGVPVKKPLSLLRLLREIRIDLKKQTDSIPRDVVWATFPRQEEAIRFSKAHTHTNVFSYQDHRTGTRRFLVSTYDEFWRRYNDMDSKIRHHYEVIQEGSPCHIYFDLEFDTRLNKKRDADEMVDILVAVIFSALHDKYSIEAQEEWITELDSSTEEKFSRHLIIRIPNTAFKDNSHVGAFVSEVCSQIAAQRAANPNLDKLYITKESSSTGPVDQLFMDTAVYSRNRCFRLAFSSKSGKNSFLVPSRRFKCKEMNDKDVFMESLICRLDDNCDKLLICKLDLECKKTLHFDSEFSMPQIHGRSKNSISTYRSDFPQESTYGKSPFPALDGFIESIASFGNVSGKIRSWYWFSQYGLMIYSMLRSRYCENIGREHKSNHVMYIVDFQRAAYYQKCYDPDCQGYRSPLRPVPWDVMPELSSVAESAQAEYQGEVVEINFDDSSRNGCYLSGGKSVMESYEDPDWWEEAVKFADSIENIERASDPFNLEDDDDADFWMKAERIMEQIEGQTGSQSNA